The window TGATTAAGCAAAAAAACAGAATGACTTAATTTAGTGTCATTTCCTATTTGGCTTAAAAAGTGAGCCATACTTGCAGTTTTGTGTTTATATATGATTCTTGTGTATTGACAGTTGCAAGAACGTGACAAACATTTTGATTTGAGACGGGGCAAAGAGCAGTGTTCCTGGAAGAGAAAACTGAGTGTTTTATTCCTAGTGAGTAGTAATCCTTGAAAGCGAGCTCTTAGTGGTGTGCCGCATTGTGTCTGCCTGTGCACTGATGTGATGCCCCGGTGCCCTTGTTGTAGGGGACTTGGCTGCGGTAAGCCATGCTCGGTTGTCTGTTCTGTGCTGGGGTCCAGTACTCATTGCCATTCCCTTCAGGAGCTGGCACTGCTGCGGGATACTTGTCCTCAGCAGACTGGTTTGCTGGATAGCTTTGCTGACAGAGCAGGGATGCAGTTCATTGTTAgagcttaattatttttaaaagaatgctgTTTACCTTGGGAGGAGAACCAGTGAACACTTAAACTGTGATGTTTTTCATGGGTTTTGTTGACAGCTTCCTGCTTCCTGTGAATAGAGGGAGGGGTGCTCCCAAAACAGTATTCACTCGTTACAGGGTGCAGTCTGAGTAAAACTCACCAAACCCACTAAGTAAATGAAAAAGCGGGAAGATACATTCATGTCTGCTGTGCTACTTGTATATGCCATTCCCCATACTCAGCATCTCTATCTGCAGTTTGGGAAGCCTAGCAGAGGCCTTACCTCTCATCTGAGAGAAGATGGTTTAATCTGAGGTAGCTGTTGCTCTCCAGTTCTTGTAACTCAGGACAGGTGCAGAACTTTTTTTTGCAAGTTGCGCTtactctctttcccttttctctgtatGCCCATGCAATCTTTGGGCATCTTGAGACAAGTCCAAGGAAAATACAAGATGCGGAGCTTGTTTTCTGTACCTGAGCGTAGTTTTTCTGTTCACTGACTTAGCGTGGTTGTTTGCTTTCAGGTATGGTTCTGTTGACTTGGCAAGaccaaaaggaaaacagcagtgttaTTTAATCACTGTTTTTTAATAATGTACATCCTTTTGGtctgttgctttaaaaagctttaatataTTGTCTGTTAGAAAAGCAGCAGTTACTGCTGTAGAACCtcattaattttttgtttgctgtttttaaaaaccGGGATTATGACTATTCTGCTCcagtattttttaatatcttctagtaaaaaaaaaaatctctaaaaaggatcattctttattgtttttgttaACACTTAATTACTGGAATATAATGACATATCAACTGTGGCCACTAATTGAAATGTcactctgcttttaaaacaaaaaagagcttTCCAAATAACAATCTGGGCAGTTTTGTATGTGCTTGAGAGCTGAAAAGAGTTAGAGTGCTTATAGAATCCCAAGCAACGCTGTTTAGGCTGTTTATAGCTGTTTAGTGTTTAGAGCTGTCATGACAGCTAACCAAAAATACTTCTTGCCTAGAATGAGTCCATGTTGCTTGTTTTTAAACTCCCTTCCTTTCCGTTGTTTCTTCATATTAACTTAGAACTCCATGGTCTTTTTGAATAATtggttttcttgcattttttttttaataacaagttTGTGGCTGAAACAGTAATTATTTTGAGGGTTAATAAATTAGATTAAGTTGCCAGACCAAATAAGTAAGGGGAGAAACCATTTGGGTAGGGAAATATAACTGTGATTGGGAAGCCTCTAGATGACCCAAATACACACATATGTGTCCCACCTATGTTCCTACTTGGTGTATATTTCCTCCATGGCCCTCCGCTTTACCTCTTCTCCCAAGTGCCATGTGTTCTTGCATACTTAAGAAGGCAAaggggagaccttattgctgtctacaactgCCTTACTGGAGgatatagagaagatggagctagaCTCCTTTTAGAGGTGtgcagtgataggacaagaggcaacaaaaGCAAGTTGGAACATTGGAAATTCcagttagatattaggaaaaaaatttttgcCATGAAGATGGTTAAatactggaacagattgcccagtgaggttgtgggaatctccgtccttggaggtGTTCAGGACTTGACTGGACACAGCCTTGAGCAGCTTGATCCAATTAAACCtattttgagcagggggttggactagataacctCTAGGGTCTCTTCCAACATAAATTATGACTCTATGGTTCCCCTATTATTGCATACAGAATTAGAGGCAGGGTGTGGGCAGACAGATGCATTTGATTAGTTTTTGTGAAGTGTTACTGTATCCAGAATGACTGGAGGAGTAGCTGGATGAAAAGTCTGGGAGTGAACTGAACATCTGCCACAATAATTGAACATGAAACTCCATTGACTAAATGGAGTGTGTGTTTTAAGAGAAATTCTTTATAGAACTTTTATgcaattaatatttatttatgtgaatatatatgtgtgtatgtatatgtgtgtatgtgtgtatatatatatatatacacacatatacgcgcgcacacacacacacacacacacactttcctgTAGAAAAGGAGGGCCCAATCTGAGTAGTCTGAGAACTGTCCTAAACAGACATGTAGGTAATTTTGCTTGAACAGACCAATATGATCAAAATCCAGCGCTTGCCACAAAGTACTGTTATTGTGATTATACAAGCAAGTACTCTACAGATACACAAAAAAGACACTAGTGTCATGCGCTCAGATACAGTGGGATGCTTTTTCCCTAGCATCTCAGCAGTGAACACAATGCAATATGAACATTATTAGCTAAGTATATCAGGTAACGGTAGCAGTTTGGTCATAGCAACTTGGGAGTTCAGTGCAATCTAATATGCTGTTttttcaggtgtgttttccagccctttgttgagcttcaggctACTGTACCAACGGTGCTATGGGTGCTTAGCTAGCTTTTCTATGGCTGAGTACTTTCATGACTGCAGTGTATCCATACCTTAACATGAGAAAAATACCCAGTGGTTTGGTGTAGTAGTTTAGAGCAGGCATGCAGGGTTTCTGACCTAGAGTTTTTGATTTATAATATACGTAAACTATGTAATCATGCTCAGAAACACTATGGCAGAAATGCTTAAAGGAAATTAGGTAAGGAGGAAGAACCAGGCCAAGGTTATTAAGATATTTATATGTCTAAGTGACTTACCTCTCAGCTTAAACATTGGCAAAGTGGGCTATTATTTACCTGCCTCCCAGGGATGCTTCGTAACTATTTTGTCCAATCttttgaaatactgtatttatATTGTTACTTATGAGTAATATATTtcaatattcctttttttcccctcttctgtatCGTATAGGTCCTAATGTAATTGAAACTTCCGTAGCAAGAACTGACTTAAATAACAGCCTGAAGGTAAGAGTTAATATGTATTGTTGGATTACATGAATGACTTTATTTTGTGACATTTGTTAAACATTTCCCCCTCCCCATCACCCTCCTGCTTTAAGATTATTTTAGGCAGTTAGATTTTTAATGGAGTACTACTTGGCTACATGGTGCTTTCCAACTTGAAGTAGAACGTGTGATATTTTTACGACCACTGTGGTGTTTCAGGAGTGACACCACAGCAATTTCTAGTCTTCTGTGAGCAGGTCACTGGTGGGCAGGTGAGGCAGGGAATTTCATGATGGGATGACATTTATTCACAGTAATTCCTGATAAAGTAACACTGAGTGTTGATAGGATTCCCTAGTGAGTGCACGATGCGGATTCTTGTAAAGGCCTAGAAAGAGAAATTAagagcagaaatggaaaaacaatgcTCTCGGTGACAACTGATAATCACCttcctctgatttttctttctgtcagctAGGAAggaatgtttctttttcatgtgAATTGTTCTCTGTCAGGTGACCAAGACAGTGAGATCCAGCTTCCTAACACGAACCTTCATATTCATTTCCTTGAAAGCCTTCATATTAAGCTTTCATTTTGGTTCTCAGTTCTTCTGTCTCTATTTCTGCCTAGCTCTTCACTGTCAACCTCATATCTAAAGTAATTTTGGTGAAAATTACTGAAATTTTTTTGGGAGTATAGTTTCTTTAAatgcactgactttttttttttttttgatgtgtctGTTAGTCACATGTATATGTTTAGATTGGTAATGTATTTTgggtggatttaaaaaaaaaatctgttttttatatCAAATAAGAAGTCTTTCCTGCATGTAGGTTTTATCTGTTAATGGTATCTTCAATGATTTTGAAATTAATATAGAATTTTTAGAAAACCTAGTGGAAAATTAGCTGCCATTTTCATACTTAGAGTTGTAAAGGTTTTAAACTGTGAAGCAGTTTGAGGGCCAGAAATCTAACTCTTCACATAGCATGCtagaaataattttttatattttcaggCTAAGTCTCAGGATTTTGTGTTTTTATCTCTacatttttttgctgctgcttttatgtGCTTTAAGTACTCATACCTTTCCTGAATTCAGTGCTGTGCCAAAGATGTATGCTGTTTGAACTACTTCTCTGAAAGACTTATTAAATTTAAAGTAATTAAGTTAGTTGGAGTGTTATTCATACTGTCAACACAGTAGCATGTATTAAATCTACTCCCCAAAAGGTTGTCACACATAGCTGTACGATGCGTTACATATCCAGATGTATGATGTAACAGAATGACTGGTGATAACCTTgtggggtttgtgtgtgtgtgtttgtttgttttacagctgAAGCCATTTAATTTAAGTTCACCACCACTGTCTACTTACAATCAGCAACTGTGGCTGACCTGTGTAGTTGAGCTGGATCAGCATGATGGTGAGAATCTTACCTAGTTTTTCAGAAAACAGCTGTAGTAACCTAATTACATATACAATATCTGTAATTTCATGCGTCTGTCACGTATGTGATGCTGTGGTTGGTGGGTTTTTCCTCTGAAATAGTCTCTCCCTTTCTATCCCCTGCCCCCCGTAAAGACATGGACAGAACTAGTCTTGAGGCTTGGAGGCAGCAGGTGTATGGAATAAGTTGTTTGTTATTTCTGTGAAAACAATAGTATATGGAGAATCTGTGTCTCTGTTCCTGCCTTTTTGTGACTATTAGATGTGTAGATTATAATAATATTAATTATGCAATAAAATGACTATAAATATTTGAGAAATATTGTATCAGAAATTGTTAATCTGTCAAGATTCAGTCCAGGCATTTGTGACTTACTGCCTGAATATATGAATAAGaagtatgatttctttttttcccactccAGTAAAGTATAACTGAATAACTTCCAGTAATCTTTTGACATTTTATATGTTTTGAACTCTATTTGAGATTTCATATATGCATGTAGCAATAGcttaatattttctctttaattacAGTATCCCTCAAAAAGAATGTTACTATGACTGTCAAAGTGCTTGGGGTGGTGAAGGATGGAAGCACGCCATATGTTAATAATCAAGTTCACAACCGGACAAGATTACTCAACTGTGCACAAGTATGtgcctttttaaacaaaattctgatgcagagctttttcttttaaaacttcgTGTGCATGTTATGTGACATCGCAATTGAGAAGCATGTATCTGATGAGGAGATCTCAAGGAAGAGCTGGAGTAAGGTTTCGTTTATGATAGCAACTGTGCTAGTAATCCTGAGCCAGATAtttacctactttttttttattattattattattgttgcctTACGTGACTCGTGTGTATTACCTCTTGTTTCTTGTTAGCCTCGCTCTCTGCCAGCCAAGCAGTGTGTGCTGCGTAGTCAGTTTAACAGATTAGCGGTATTGCAGTAAGGGGTATTGTAGTGGAAGATTGGGTATTGGGCTCCAGGGGAGAGAAGAATTCTCAGCCAACACCTAGCAGAGTGTCTGGCTGAAATCCTCTAGAATCTGTGTTCTGAAAAAGCCAATTTTCTTTCTATCTGAGAGAAAATGTTTAAAGTTTTGAGTTTCTAGTataattttaactgaaatttttAAACTTGATTCAAATCCCTTAGGAAGGGCATAGCTTAAGTTTTTTCTGGTAAGCATATATCATGAATCAAGTGTTTGagacttttttatatataaaatctacAGAAATTAGAGAACTCAATGTTTCTTTAGATTTAATTGCATGCAGCAAAAGACTAATATACTTGGGTTTTCCCTTTCCGTATGctaactttaaggaaaaaaaaaaaaaaaaagaaagaattagtaCGAGATTGCTCCATCTCACCATCTGGTGACCTAGAGTTTGACTGATAGAATTATCCAGATCCTCCCCAGAGCTGCAGACAGTTTCTTTTGCCAGTTTTAGTGAAAAGTTAGTCTTATTTATTGGTTCAAACTTTGATCCTGCTGACTCACTTTGTtgatttcttctgctttatttGATATCTTTGAAGGAATACTGTATCTACAGGGCTTGTTTGAGTAAGTGTTCTGACTGATCAAGATTGGTGAGACAGGTAATAAGTATCATCCATATCtgaccatttaaaaacaaatttttcagCCTATACTACCAGTGCATATTGTGAAATAAATTGAAGGCTGTTACATGCTGTTCTTCATTGTGTGTGTTCACAGAAATGTACTGAAATCATTGTTGCTCACCTTGGCTACCTGAATTACACTCAGTACAACATATTTGTTAACTTTGAAGATCTAAATAAGTTAACTTATACTATCCAGAATATTACTTTCACAGTAAGTATAAAGTTATCTTGTTTTTGAAGATGAAACATAAAGATGCATCATAATTAAATTTCCTATCACTGCTAATGTCAGAGCTATTGTAGCATTTACTGTTAATAAGGTCAATTTGCCTAACACTATggggaaagatttttctttcagaacagCTAATGCTGTTTGCTGGGACACATAATTTTAGTTTAATTCCTGGAAGATAATTAAGAGTAGGCAAGCTAGGCTAGAACATCTGGTTTTCTGCATTTGCTTATAAAAGTGTCGGCTCTCTAAAGCATGGTATCTTTTTAAGCCTTTCCAGTTGCTCTATCTGAATTAGCATGATTTCTCCAGACTTTTCAAAAGCATGGGCTAGAAAGATTTAATGAactcaaaagcaaatgaaaaaaatttttgactgtgcttatgaagaacaaaaaaatgctTATTCAGCTAAAATAAGCAGGCAATCCTTAATGAAATAACTAGCTCAGTTCACGGCACTAATGAATGTttacaaaatatttgctttgcCAGTGTGTGCTGAGTGACTCCAGAAAGAAGTTTAGAAACATTTGCATTAGGAGAAAATGGAACTAAGCTGAATTTACAATATGGGTTACTATGTTAACTTGCATCTCTAAGTAGCATTCTGTGTGTCAGAGCAGGTAGAAAGCAACAAGCAAGAATATTACTGTAAagaaaaagtgggttttttttaatatgctgagTGGACTCTCTGTATATTAATATTTACAATACTCTTGTGTATAAAGCACATTATTAATAAtaagctatattaaaaaaaaaaactctcaaaccCTTtgcttagtcccagattttaagCAGGGTGAAGTGTTGGAGCATTTAGTGGTTCGGTTTGTCATCTTGCTTTATAGGCTACCTTTAAGGCAGATTtgcatgcaaaaacaaaaaatcccaaatccaAAGCCCTGCTTGCCCACAGCAAGTAGAGTTATTGATTTACTTTATTATTACAATGGTTTGTAGTGATCCCAGCTGAAATCACAGATTGGCTAGTGTATAAGGGGATtctatatatataattttcattCTAACTTTACAGTTTAAAAACACCAGACAGAAGTCAACAGACTAATTACATAGTGAGGTAAAGCTTCTTGTCAGATGGCAAAGCATAGGTTGTACCAGGGCTTATACTTTTCAGAAGTGGTTTCAAAAGAGAAGCATGCAGGATATAAGATAAACCATCAGCAGAGCAGAGTTTATGCAAACTGACAtgttaaaattaatatttccacACTCATAACAATTAGAGGAGAAAAAGGAGCATTTTCTGCATTACCTatgaaaaaatcattatttctcattagctcatttgtttttcctttacttGATTTcccgttccccccccacccccccaaaacaagAGAACAAGCTTTAAGAAAACATGTTCATTACAGGAAGCATGCCTACCGTATCAGCTTCTTAATAATCAATTTATGCATCTGACCTTTGAAGTAAAAAGGAACATACTGGGTTTAGTTAACTATTGGAATTCAGACTTTGAATTAACATGAGATTAAAACCAATGAAAAACATCCTCTTTGTCCTGATAAGTGCTTTAACATATGACAGCACATTAAGTATGCTACAAAATTGCAggtaaaaaagaaggaaggatgtTATGCTGCTTTAGTTATCTCTTCGTTGGGTAGTCCTATATTTTTCAGAACAAGCTTTAACTTGGGGGAAAATGATTATGATTTTGTCTTCATCTTTCCCTGGTGACATGGTGGAATTTAATTGTACTTTTAAACTTTGAAAACCAAGAAAACCTTTCAGTATCTGCAAGAACTGTTTTGACAGGTTGTGTATGACATCAAGAACTAATATTGTTCGTgggctatttttttctgttttcttgtagTGGAAGACCTACAATCCAAATTTTTCACAGGTGGAAATCTGGTTCCGATTTGTGTTTGTAGTTCTTACTTTCATGGTCACGGTaagattttgtttccttctgtgtAGGCAGCTGATgacatttctttttaatgctgtGTTTAGTAACTTAACCCCTGGCCGTAGAGTTAAGATATCACTGAATGTGTGCAAACAATGTTTCTAAAGATGCTTATTCTGGTGCTGCCTTTGTTTTTGCAAGTGGTATTAAAGGGCATTAGGAAAACAGGACAAATGGGGAAGGCTTGTTTTTCTAAACTCTGATTTTGAATTGAACACAAAGAATTTTGCTCAAAcaaaggaaattctgattagaggttagaaaaaaaaattttgtagcGCAGGTACTCGGACacgggaacaggttgccctgagtgTTTGTGGGCTTTCCATCTTTGAAGATGATCAAAACTCAGTTGAATATGACCTTGATCTAACTTCAAAGCTGGCATGGCTTTGAGTtgggggattggaccagatgacctccagagtcCCTTCCAACGTAAATTACTCTATGATTAATCACCTCTGACCCGATTTTGCCCAtgaaaagcattttggaaaaacaaacaacacaaaaACTAGAACAGAGAGTTTCAGAATAAAGGAGCTAAAGCACTTAACACTTGCATGGTATTTTTCTCACATATGTGATGTCACTCATATCAAGCAACTGTGAACGTGGtatagaatctttttttcttaatgggtCAGTTTAGGCAGAAGTTGTTGATGGTGTGTGAGCAGTAATTAGGCAGCATTTTTCACACAGTGCTGATTTGCCCAGTAGTAGCTGGTTTCCTTTTGAGGTTGCCTGAGAGAATAAGTAATTTACACGGGCGTAAGCCAGCAAAATGGGAGCAGAAGTAGAAGCTTAGAGACATGGCTCCTGTTTTACAGTGTCCTCAGTACCAAAGACCTCTTGAAGTAGTTTGCAATGTGCTATGGTATTTCTTTACTCTGATTAAAACCATTaaggctgttttctttcctttataaaattgggttttttgttttatagTGTCTGTTTGCACATTCTCTACGAAAATTTTCCATGAGAGACTGGGGTATTGAACAGAAATGGATGTCCATCCTTCTTCCCCTCCTGCTACTTTACAATGGTACTTGTATCCTGGCATTTTTATGAAagctccttttttatttaaaaaaaaaaaaaaaagcagcttggcCTTCAACTTGTAAGCAGCTGTTTATAAGACTTCAGAAAACTTcactaaaaaaaatcaacactttaAGTGTATCAAATTCAAAGGCATAATCATTAGGTGGATTTCATTCTTGTCAGTGATCAAAATGTcaattctgtttctttaaaactcTCAGTAAAATAAGTGACTGCAACCATACTGAAACTTTTGTATAATGACATGTAGATGCAATTGCTGCATATTTACCTAATAAACCttacttcttcatttttcagatACTCATGCTTTAGTTAAAAATGGAAACTGCTTTTAGTCTGCCTTGTAAACCACATCAAATTCTAGTGCTGTCTAGCAGTATTAAAAGAATATTTGGCTTTCAGTCATGCTATGGTAAATTTTTTAGGTCATCACCAAGAACAGCAGTTTAGCAGAAGATCTGATAAAACATGCACTCTTCTGGAAACCTTGGCAACCATTTTAGAGTATTGCTGCTAGATGCTTCATTTCCTTTGTAAATTGCTTTAAGATACAGCAAACTTCAATTTCACTTATTGGTGTAATTTGAAGAACCTGGTTATTTATTTCTCTGAAGATGGATTCTGCTTTACTTCATAATGGAAAAGAttgctttttccccctctgttaaactttttttcttattctgttaCAGAtccatttttccccctttcttttttggtGAACAGCTGGTTTCCTGGAATGCTGGATGATCTATTCCAGTCACTGTTCCTGTGTGCGTTGTTGTTGTTCTGGCTTTGTGTCTACCACGGTATAAGAGTGCAGGTAGGGGTGCAACAGTATCTAACTAGTATTTGCTGGGAAAACACTACTTATTTTTCAGTTCTCTGAAAAGGTGACAAAATTAAAacctgattaaaaagaaaagctgacaTTTATTCTATGCTCAAAATACAATGCGACACATGAGGCTTTGGGATTAAAATGATCCATGGTGAAATAGATTGTCTTGACGCTACTATGCCTGAATGAGATAGATGGGACAGTTCACTCTAAAATATTGCAAGACATATTGCAGAATAAAGATGCCATTATGCTTTGTTCTTGCTTaaagggttttgttgttgtaTATAGTGGTAGTTTGCTTTCTAACCACTTTAAAATATTGCATAAGAAAAATATGAATTCTGGAGCATGTTCCTATAGCTGCAGTATCAATGAAATAGGTGAGACCTtatcagtaggatgcctgaaatCTGCTGTATCTTAAATTTAACACAAATGATTACAGAGTTTTACGTATTCTCTAATAATCTGTGCAGGCTGAAAATATAGAGGGCAAGTCTCTTGATCTAGTTGAAtgaaacaagaaacaaagaaaatagttATTTCATTGTGTCAAGAATGAATCAAATTTCAAATGTGGGTTCATTCCTTAACCACTCTACTGTCATCTTAACAGGGGGAAAGGAAGTGCTTGACTTTCTATCTGCCCAAATTCTTTATTGTTGGACTATTGTGGCTGGCCTCTGTTACATTAGGAATATGGCAAACGtaagtaatttaaaatttagTACAAAGGTAATGAGCTGAAAGTATTCAAGAATTAGAAAATTGTTTATAATTAGTAGTATTTGTCTCTTAACACTTTGATTATGATTTAGGAATGGATAAATTACAGTGCTCAAGTTCTTATCTCTTTCCATTTTGCAAATTGTGACTGACCTGAAAACAGAATTCTCCATGGATGATTTAGTAGTACCTAATTCTATAAATCGGAGTGAGAGATAGAAAACACCACTTTATCAATATGTTCTGGCTCCCTATAATACACCCTCCAGCACTATGTCCCAATTAGCTTTTAATGTTCCAAGCAACAGTTTCTCTGCAGTTAGTTATGACACAGTTTCATCAAACTTTCTCAGCTGTTCAGCCTGTGTGTTTGGTATTGATATTGCTTAGCCAAGCTATGCTATTTCTTCTCAAAACTCAGTAGCTCTGTTTTGCTtaatttttctctcctcctgcagtCTGATGTGTTAACATAAAGGGAGCAGTATTTCCCACTCAGAAAACTATCTCAATTTTGGTACATTTGTAGATTTTGAAACCGTGCTAGTCTCAACTGTTTGcctcttattttatttcttcaaaggAAGAAATCTCCTAGCCTTCTCCATGCCATTGTTCATCGTTGAAAGCAGTGCAGTTGCAGGAAATTCTGGTGCTATTGCCCCACCAGCAGAATTGGTATGAGGGAAGGGCTTATACTGCAGTTTTTGCTTAAGGATAATCTTATCACCAAGGATGAACTTCAAATGCTAAATCCCAAAGGCTTGTAGGAATTTATAAGATTATGCAACTTCTAAAAAGTAAGTAGGGAGACGAGAGCTGCTGACAACCCAGATCCTCTATATTCTTTGAAAAGTGGGGTTTGAGAAGGAGGAGGATGTCATGTAATGTAAATTGTCATGGCTCtgttggaattaatggcattgcACCAATTTACACAGACAAAACCTTTAGTTATAAACTTTGTATAATAACGTGAAACCTCTTGTTTGTTAGGGGGTTTCTTGgtcagtaaactttttttttgaccTTGTGTTTTGTAATGATGTAAGTAccactttttcattttgaatcttTTCTAGTGTTA is drawn from Apteryx mantelli isolate bAptMan1 chromosome 3, bAptMan1.hap1, whole genome shotgun sequence and contains these coding sequences:
- the TMEM181 gene encoding transmembrane protein 181 isoform X2, whose protein sequence is MGPNVIETSVARTDLNNSLKLKPFNLSSPPLSTYNQQLWLTCVVELDQHDVSLKKNVTMTVKVLGVVKDGSTPYVNNQVHNRTRLLNCAQKCTEIIVAHLGYLNYTQYNIFVNFEDLNKLTYTIQNITFTWKTYNPNFSQVEIWFRFVFVVLTFMVTCLFAHSLRKFSMRDWGIEQKWMSILLPLLLLYNDPFFPLSFLVNSWFPGMLDDLFQSLFLCALLLFWLCVYHGIRVQGERKCLTFYLPKFFIVGLLWLASVTLGIWQTVNEVHDPTYQYRVDTGNFQGMKIFFLVVATTYVLYLLFLIVRACSELRNMPYVDLRLKFLTALTFVVLVISIVILYLRFGAQVLQDNFVAELSTHYQNSAEFLSFYGLLNFYLYTLAFVYSPSKNALYESQLKDNPAFSMLNDSDDDVIYGSDYEEMPLQNGQAIRAKYKEESDSD
- the TMEM181 gene encoding transmembrane protein 181 isoform X1, with the protein product MEADFAAFGSPLCGELKRFCKRLRETYRELREDLTPYRDDRYYRLAPMRLYTLSKRHFVLVFVVFFVCFGLTVFIGIAGPNVIETSVARTDLNNSLKLKPFNLSSPPLSTYNQQLWLTCVVELDQHDVSLKKNVTMTVKVLGVVKDGSTPYVNNQVHNRTRLLNCAQKCTEIIVAHLGYLNYTQYNIFVNFEDLNKLTYTIQNITFTWKTYNPNFSQVEIWFRFVFVVLTFMVTCLFAHSLRKFSMRDWGIEQKWMSILLPLLLLYNDPFFPLSFLVNSWFPGMLDDLFQSLFLCALLLFWLCVYHGIRVQGERKCLTFYLPKFFIVGLLWLASVTLGIWQTVNEVHDPTYQYRVDTGNFQGMKIFFLVVATTYVLYLLFLIVRACSELRNMPYVDLRLKFLTALTFVVLVISIVILYLRFGAQVLQDNFVAELSTHYQNSAEFLSFYGLLNFYLYTLAFVYSPSKNALYESQLKDNPAFSMLNDSDDDVIYGSDYEEMPLQNGQAIRAKYKEESDSD